A single window of Rana temporaria chromosome 1, aRanTem1.1, whole genome shotgun sequence DNA harbors:
- the LOC120910613 gene encoding TIR domain-containing adapter molecule 1-like translates to MLRNHSNTDLDDAPHTLRSDLCSQGISIPRPSHHSLTRISNALEISQSPNGVFIHEPRNSQCPTSDTQTPCTNIICNESSCCTPVPSELPSNLCTTNQEKYQQSSDHLCLTSKRNEEEVSEDKNTDGHKSNPFSEQESHLSNIFSCPDVLPSSSVYSSDQFFSFVIFHAPEDQEIACRVCNVLEHHVVGKGTTFCEGFETPGVNPLMCLENAVENSAYIVLLLTNAFLKATWTHFQSATVMMNSIYNPDKLWSIIPFYPKLNKPNGKIPIWIKNLIPLDESSCIFETKVRNTFKKEEIKKRNTLWEKKLRRTTSDFQQPQNISLQCSMSDATAVLPQQTQPQFAVFHGQTPVIQISHAGNVQIGNQNTMNIQFSPNEPQMVWDTNMYHDAGNETPN, encoded by the exons ATGTTGAGAAATCACTCAAACACAGACCTGGATGATGCCCCACATACTTTACGCTCAGATCTATGCAGTCAAGGGATTTCAATACCAAGACCATCACACCATTCTTTGACTCGTATATCCAATGCCTTAGAAATTAGCCAGTCACCTAACGGAGTTTTCATTCATGAGCCACGCAATAGCCAGTGCCCCACGTCGGACACACAGACACCTTGTACAAATATTATTTGTAATGAAAGTTCATGCTGCACGCCTGTTCCTTCAGAACTCCCCAGCAATCTATGTACCACCAATCAGGAGAAATATCAGCAATCTTCTGATCATTTGTGTCTAACAAGCAAGAGAAATGAGGAGGAAGTCTCAGAAGACAAGAACACTGATGGA CATAAAAGCAACCCCTTTTCTGAGCAAGAATCACATTTATCTAACATATTTTCGTGTCCTGATGTGCTTCCATCTTCTTCTGTTTATTCTTCAGACCAGTTTTTCAGTTTTGTAATTTTTCATGCCCCTGAAGACCAGGAGATAGCTTGCAGGGTTTGTAATGTTTTAGAACACCATGTGGTTGGGAAAGGTACAACTTTTTGTGAGGGGTTTGAGACTCCAGGAGTTAATCCTTTAATGTGTCTTGAAAATGCAGTGGAAAACAGTGCGTATATTGTACTTTTGCTCACTAATGCTTTTTTGAAAGCCACATGGACTCACTTTCAGAGTGCTACAGTAATGATGAATTCTATATACAATCCTGACAAATTGTGGAGTATCATTCCTTTTTATCCTAAATTAAATAAACCAAATGGTAAGATTccaatatggataaaaaacctgatTCCCTTGGATGAAAGCTCTTGTATATTTGAAACTAAAGTGCGTAACACATTCAAGAAGGAAGAAATTAAGAAACGGAAtacattgtgggaaaaaaaattgagaagaaCTACATCAGATTTTCAACAACCACAAAATATTTCCCTACAATGTTCGATGAGTGATGCCACTGCTGTGTTGCCACAACAAACCCAACCTCAATTTGCTGTATTTCATGGACAGACTCCAGTTATTCAGATCAGCCATGCTGGGAATGTGCAGATAGGGAATCAAAACACCATGAACATACAATTTTCACCAAATGAGCCACAAATGGTTTGGGATACAAACATGTATCACGATGCTGGGAATGAAACTCCAAATTGA